A single Endozoicomonas sp. NE40 DNA region contains:
- the fdxA gene encoding ferredoxin FdxA, whose product MAFVVGENCIKCKYTDCVEVCPVDCFYEGPNFLVIHPDECIDCALCEPECPANAIFSEDEVPEDQQEFIELNAVLADVWDNITEKKDPLPGADEWDGVKGKLEHLER is encoded by the coding sequence ATGGCTTTCGTAGTGGGTGAAAACTGCATCAAATGCAAATACACTGACTGTGTAGAAGTATGTCCGGTGGACTGCTTTTACGAAGGACCCAACTTTCTGGTCATCCACCCGGACGAATGCATAGACTGCGCCCTGTGTGAACCCGAGTGTCCTGCCAACGCCATTTTTTCTGAAGACGAAGTGCCTGAAGACCAGCAGGAATTCATTGAACTGAATGCGGTTCTGGCAGATGTCTGGGACAACATCACCGAGAAAAAAGATCCACTGCCCGGGGCCGACGAGTGGGACGGTGTAAAGGGCAAACTGGAACATCTGGAACGTTAA
- the mutS gene encoding DNA mismatch repair protein MutS, with protein sequence MANSEDKTDVQLSKHTPMMQQYLRIKQQHREHLVFYRMGDFYELFYDDAKKAAKLLDITLTARGQSGGEPIPMAGIPYHAAEGYLARLVRLRVSVAICEQVGDPATSKGPVERKVMRILTPGTVSDEALLDDRQDNLLTAVNRRDHLYGIATLDISSGHFTVLEVRDEEALLAEVERLSPAEILVNDEHSWPESVTGRPGTIKRPPWDFDRETAVEQLTRQFQTKNLQGFGCDKLSVAIESAGCLLQYAKETQRTALPHIRGIQLENREDSVVLDAASRKNLELTTNLSGGREHTLMSVLDHTSTAMGSRLLGRWINRPLRDLKKLQHRQDSIETLKQGFHFETLQPVLKGIGDIERILARVALKSARPRDLARLRDAFLQLPELQDILRTIDSEAIHNLSTIISEHPQLSGLLDSAIIENPPVVIRDGGVIATGYDAELDEFRALSENAGDYLVQLEQRERERSGLASLKVGYNRVHGYYIELSRRESEDAPVEYIRRQTLKNVERFITPELKEFEDKALSSKSRALSREKALYDELLDKLVEALGRMQETAMGLAELDVLTNLAERAESLNFCKPELTAAPGIAIEEGRHPVVEQVLDEPFVANSVNFNHQRRMLVITGPNMGGKSTYMRQTALIVLMAHVGSFVPASKARIGVVDRIFTRIGSSDDLAGGRSTFMVEMTETANILHNATESSLVLMDEVGRGTSTFDGLSLAWSCAHYLADSVKAFTLFATHYFELTQLPDECDTVVNVHLNATEHDDRIVFLHAVQEGPASQSYGLQVAQLAGVPRHVVNQAKTRLTQLEQTSSSQEVTAQSTIRVVQEQPLQNDLFAAAQPHPAIDRLDEINPDEISPRQALDLIYDLKSLTK encoded by the coding sequence ATGGCAAATTCCGAAGATAAGACTGACGTACAATTGTCAAAACACACCCCGATGATGCAGCAATACCTCCGCATCAAACAGCAACACCGGGAACACCTGGTGTTTTACCGTATGGGGGATTTTTATGAACTGTTTTATGACGATGCCAAAAAAGCCGCCAAACTGCTCGATATTACCCTGACAGCCCGGGGGCAGTCCGGTGGCGAGCCGATTCCTATGGCGGGCATTCCTTATCACGCCGCTGAAGGCTACCTTGCCCGGCTGGTCCGTCTGCGCGTTTCGGTGGCCATCTGTGAGCAGGTGGGCGATCCGGCTACCAGTAAAGGGCCTGTGGAGCGCAAGGTCATGCGCATACTGACACCGGGAACCGTCAGTGATGAAGCATTGCTGGATGATCGTCAGGATAACCTGCTAACCGCCGTAAACCGCCGGGATCACCTTTATGGCATAGCCACTCTGGATATCAGCAGCGGTCACTTTACCGTACTGGAAGTCAGGGACGAAGAAGCCCTGCTGGCGGAAGTCGAACGCCTCAGTCCGGCAGAAATTCTGGTCAACGATGAACATTCCTGGCCTGAAAGCGTTACAGGTCGCCCCGGCACCATCAAACGCCCACCCTGGGATTTTGACCGGGAAACCGCCGTTGAACAGCTGACACGTCAATTCCAGACCAAAAACCTGCAAGGCTTTGGCTGCGACAAACTGTCGGTCGCCATAGAGTCCGCAGGCTGCCTGCTGCAATACGCCAAAGAGACTCAGCGTACTGCCCTGCCCCATATTCGCGGTATACAACTGGAAAACCGTGAAGACAGCGTGGTACTGGACGCCGCCAGTCGTAAAAACCTGGAGCTGACCACTAACCTGTCCGGTGGCCGGGAACATACTCTGATGTCAGTACTGGATCACACCTCTACAGCGATGGGCAGCCGTCTTCTGGGACGCTGGATCAACCGTCCACTGCGCGACCTCAAAAAACTTCAGCATCGTCAGGACAGTATTGAGACACTGAAGCAGGGTTTTCACTTTGAAACACTGCAACCGGTGTTGAAAGGTATTGGTGATATTGAACGAATTCTGGCACGGGTTGCGCTGAAATCAGCCCGTCCACGCGACCTTGCCCGACTCCGTGACGCTTTTCTGCAACTGCCGGAGCTGCAGGACATTCTGCGTACTATCGACAGTGAAGCAATTCACAACCTGTCCACAATCATCAGCGAACACCCGCAGCTGTCGGGTCTGCTCGACAGCGCCATTATTGAAAACCCGCCTGTCGTGATTCGGGACGGCGGTGTGATTGCAACGGGCTACGATGCCGAACTGGACGAATTCCGCGCGCTCAGTGAAAACGCTGGTGACTATCTGGTTCAACTGGAACAGAGAGAGCGGGAACGTTCAGGGCTTGCCAGTCTGAAAGTCGGTTATAACCGTGTACATGGTTATTACATAGAACTAAGCCGTCGTGAGTCTGAGGATGCCCCGGTAGAATACATACGTCGTCAAACACTGAAAAACGTTGAACGATTTATTACACCGGAACTGAAAGAGTTTGAAGATAAGGCACTGTCCAGCAAAAGCCGTGCCCTGAGCCGGGAAAAAGCTCTGTATGATGAACTTCTGGATAAGCTGGTTGAAGCACTGGGTCGGATGCAGGAAACTGCAATGGGGCTGGCAGAACTTGATGTATTGACCAATCTGGCTGAACGTGCGGAGTCTCTCAACTTCTGTAAACCAGAACTGACAGCGGCACCGGGTATCGCCATTGAAGAAGGTCGTCACCCGGTTGTTGAACAGGTGCTGGATGAACCCTTTGTCGCCAACAGTGTCAACTTCAATCACCAGCGTCGTATGCTGGTCATCACGGGTCCCAACATGGGCGGTAAATCCACCTATATGCGCCAGACTGCCCTGATTGTTCTGATGGCGCATGTGGGTAGTTTCGTACCTGCCAGCAAGGCAAGAATAGGCGTTGTTGACCGTATATTTACCCGTATTGGCTCTTCTGACGACCTGGCCGGTGGCCGTTCAACCTTTATGGTGGAAATGACGGAAACCGCGAATATTCTGCACAATGCCACCGAGAGCAGCCTGGTCCTGATGGACGAAGTGGGGCGCGGCACCAGTACCTTTGACGGTTTGTCCCTGGCCTGGTCCTGCGCCCATTATCTTGCCGATTCGGTGAAGGCTTTCACCCTGTTTGCCACTCACTATTTTGAGCTGACACAGCTGCCAGACGAATGCGACACCGTTGTCAACGTTCATCTGAACGCTACCGAACACGACGACCGTATAGTATTTTTACATGCGGTACAGGAAGGTCCGGCCAGCCAGAGTTATGGTTTGCAGGTTGCCCAGCTGGCAGGTGTGCCAAGGCATGTGGTGAACCAGGCAAAAACCAGACTGACACAACTGGAACAAACCTCTTCCAGTCAGGAAGTGACTGCACAGTCGACAATCAGGGTCGTTCAGGAGCAACCGCTGCAAAATGACCTGTTTGCTGCGGCACAGCCACATCCGGCCATTGACCGACTGGATGAAATCAACCCTGATGAAATTTCACCGAGACAGGCGCTGGATCTGATCTATGATCTGAAAAGCCTGACAAAATAA
- the ovoA gene encoding 5-histidylcysteine sulfoxide synthase: MTVLNFVTADMSLSARMPLLNTGTPDSKRQEMLNYFCQTFDLYDRLFEVLGSNDAWYKKAISLRHPLIFYYGHTATFFVNKLIAARLIENRIDPDIEAMMAIGVDEMSWDDLDDNNYDWPPVAALRAYRQKVRSMVCEFIRTMPLEIPVQWDSAAWLILMGIEHERIHLETSSVLIRQLPLSCLNNNGLWPVCGETGTPPDNTLVALAGGRVKLGKSYDDPLYGWDNEYGSQEVDVAPFKASAYLVSNGEFLAFLNAGGYDTERWWTDEGWAWATFAEARHPEFWVRKDDCWHYRTLLEEIDMPWSWPVDTNCHEAQAFCRWKSEVTGKPIQLPTEAEWYYLREQIDTDLPYWEQAPGNINLEYWSSACPVDRFRTGEFCDIIGNVWQWTRTPIDAYEGFRVHPYYDDFSTPTFDSKHNLIKGGCWISTGNYGIKDSRYAFRRHFYQHAGFRYVESTALGQETINPYETDTLVSQYLEFHFGQEYFGVSNYPKNCAELCRSLMGSEPMTRALDLGCSVGRSSFELARWFQHVDGIDFSARFISAAAELQKNGKIRYFMPTEGELGEFKVASLKATGLDAIDVNRILFSQGDACNLKPKYRDYDLVFAGNLIDRLADPQGFLGSIHERIRSGGFLVLTSPYTWLEDYTHKEQWLGGLRENGEVLETYTALKRVLGQHFDEVQPPADMPFVIRETARKYQHTVAQCTVWRCR; the protein is encoded by the coding sequence ATGACAGTGCTTAACTTTGTGACTGCTGATATGAGTTTATCCGCCCGGATGCCACTCCTGAATACCGGTACACCGGATAGTAAACGACAAGAGATGCTTAATTATTTTTGCCAGACCTTTGATCTTTATGACCGTCTTTTTGAGGTGCTAGGCAGTAATGATGCCTGGTATAAAAAAGCCATTTCACTGCGTCACCCCCTGATTTTTTACTACGGACATACGGCCACCTTTTTCGTTAATAAACTCATCGCTGCCCGACTGATTGAAAACCGGATCGATCCGGACATTGAGGCCATGATGGCGATTGGTGTCGACGAAATGTCCTGGGATGATCTGGATGATAATAATTATGACTGGCCTCCGGTTGCTGCATTGCGAGCCTACCGGCAGAAAGTGCGCTCAATGGTCTGTGAGTTCATCAGAACAATGCCTCTGGAGATTCCGGTGCAATGGGACAGTGCCGCCTGGCTGATTCTGATGGGGATAGAGCATGAGCGTATTCACCTGGAAACGTCATCGGTACTGATCCGTCAATTGCCGCTTTCCTGTCTGAACAATAATGGACTGTGGCCGGTCTGCGGCGAAACAGGCACCCCTCCTGACAATACGCTGGTGGCCTTAGCCGGAGGCCGGGTAAAACTGGGCAAGTCATACGACGATCCATTGTATGGCTGGGATAATGAGTACGGTTCACAGGAGGTAGACGTAGCTCCTTTCAAAGCGAGTGCGTACCTTGTCAGCAATGGTGAGTTTCTTGCCTTCTTAAACGCAGGTGGCTACGACACGGAACGCTGGTGGACAGATGAAGGCTGGGCGTGGGCTACCTTTGCTGAAGCCAGACACCCTGAATTCTGGGTAAGAAAAGATGATTGCTGGCACTACCGGACTCTGCTGGAAGAGATTGATATGCCATGGAGCTGGCCGGTGGATACAAATTGCCACGAAGCCCAGGCATTTTGTCGCTGGAAATCGGAAGTGACCGGAAAACCGATTCAGCTGCCGACCGAAGCCGAGTGGTATTATCTCAGGGAACAGATAGACACAGACCTGCCTTACTGGGAACAGGCACCCGGAAACATCAATCTTGAATACTGGTCTTCTGCCTGCCCCGTTGACCGGTTTCGAACCGGAGAGTTCTGCGACATTATTGGTAATGTCTGGCAATGGACCCGTACCCCGATTGATGCTTACGAAGGCTTTCGTGTCCATCCTTATTACGATGACTTCTCTACCCCGACCTTTGACAGTAAACACAACCTGATCAAGGGGGGCTGCTGGATATCCACCGGCAATTATGGCATCAAAGACTCCCGATATGCGTTCCGTCGCCACTTTTATCAACATGCCGGTTTTCGTTATGTGGAATCGACCGCTTTGGGCCAGGAAACCATTAACCCTTACGAAACGGATACCCTGGTATCTCAGTACCTTGAGTTTCATTTCGGTCAGGAATACTTCGGGGTCAGCAATTACCCGAAGAATTGTGCAGAGCTGTGTCGCAGCCTGATGGGGAGCGAGCCGATGACCCGCGCGCTTGACCTGGGCTGTTCGGTAGGACGCAGCAGTTTTGAGCTGGCCCGCTGGTTTCAGCACGTTGATGGCATTGATTTTTCCGCACGGTTTATCTCAGCCGCTGCCGAGTTACAGAAAAACGGCAAAATCCGTTATTTCATGCCAACAGAAGGAGAACTGGGGGAGTTTAAGGTTGCCAGCCTTAAGGCGACAGGGCTGGACGCCATAGACGTTAACCGGATTCTGTTTAGCCAGGGCGATGCCTGTAACCTTAAGCCGAAGTACCGTGATTATGACCTCGTGTTTGCCGGTAACCTGATTGACCGGCTGGCTGATCCGCAAGGGTTTCTGGGCAGTATCCACGAACGTATCCGTTCCGGAGGATTTCTGGTGCTGACCTCTCCCTACACCTGGCTGGAAGACTATACCCACAAAGAACAGTGGCTGGGCGGACTTCGTGAAAATGGTGAAGTACTGGAGACTTATACAGCCCTGAAACGGGTTTTGGGCCAGCATTTTGATGAGGTGCAGCCACCGGCGGATATGCCGTTTGTTATACGGGAAACTGCCAGAAAGTATCAGCACACGGTTGCTCAGTGTACCGTCTGGCGCTGTCGATAA
- a CDS encoding thiolase family protein, translated as MSRSDDIVVVNCARTPMGSFQGSLSGLSATELGLEAVRASLERSGVDAHTVSELIMGCVLPAGVGQAPARQVCRGAGLPDSVTCTTVNKVCGSGMKAVMMGCAQLLTGESEVVVAGGMESMTNAPYLLKKARQGLRIGHADLQDSMFVDGLEDAYGGQLMGVFAEQTAVRFKVSRETMDDFAIESLERAQQAIANDWFANEITPVDAGKAGLVEVDEQPGKARVDKIRKLRAAFADEGSVTAANSSSISDGAAALVLMRESDALNRGLQAVARIRGFTSHARVPAEFTIAPVTAIEQLLGKVGWSASDVDLFEINEAFAVVTLIAMQELSLPHSKVNVFGGACALGHPLGASGARIMVTLINALRQRGGKRGVASLCIGGGEATAIALELIHSP; from the coding sequence ATGTCCCGGTCTGATGACATCGTAGTTGTTAATTGTGCCAGAACGCCCATGGGCAGTTTTCAGGGTTCCCTGTCAGGACTGTCTGCCACAGAGCTTGGGCTGGAAGCTGTACGTGCCAGCCTGGAGCGCAGTGGGGTGGATGCTCACACTGTTTCCGAACTGATTATGGGCTGTGTCTTGCCTGCCGGGGTGGGGCAGGCTCCTGCCCGGCAGGTTTGTCGGGGTGCCGGTTTACCCGACTCAGTCACCTGTACAACCGTGAATAAAGTCTGTGGTTCTGGTATGAAGGCAGTGATGATGGGGTGTGCGCAGCTTCTTACGGGAGAGTCTGAAGTCGTGGTGGCCGGTGGCATGGAAAGCATGACCAACGCCCCCTATCTCCTGAAAAAAGCCCGACAGGGGTTGAGAATCGGACATGCCGACCTTCAGGACTCAATGTTTGTCGACGGGCTTGAAGACGCCTATGGCGGGCAGTTGATGGGCGTGTTTGCCGAACAGACAGCGGTTCGTTTCAAGGTAAGCCGGGAAACCATGGATGATTTCGCCATTGAATCACTGGAAAGGGCGCAGCAGGCCATTGCCAACGACTGGTTTGCGAATGAAATTACGCCGGTTGATGCAGGAAAAGCTGGGCTGGTGGAGGTCGATGAACAGCCCGGTAAAGCCAGAGTCGATAAGATTCGGAAACTTCGGGCTGCCTTTGCGGATGAGGGTTCTGTGACGGCAGCAAATTCCAGCTCAATCTCTGACGGTGCTGCTGCCCTGGTTCTGATGCGTGAGTCAGACGCCCTGAACAGAGGGCTTCAGGCAGTGGCAAGAATCCGGGGATTTACCAGCCATGCCCGTGTTCCAGCCGAGTTCACCATTGCCCCTGTAACCGCTATTGAGCAATTGCTTGGCAAGGTTGGCTGGTCAGCCAGTGACGTGGATCTGTTTGAAATCAATGAAGCCTTTGCCGTGGTGACTCTGATCGCCATGCAGGAACTGAGCCTGCCTCATAGTAAGGTAAATGTCTTTGGCGGAGCCTGTGCGCTGGGTCATCCACTGGGAGCCAGTGGCGCACGTATTATGGTTACCCTGATCAATGCCTTGCGGCAACGGGGTGGCAAGCGCGGGGTTGCTTCACTGTGCATTGGCGGTGGAGAAGCGACGGCTATTGCACTGGAGTTGATTCATTCTCCGTAA
- a CDS encoding peptidylprolyl isomerase has protein sequence MAVASARHILVNTREEAEKLKKQLEKGADFAQLAKKHSTCPSAKQGGDLGEFRRGQMVKAFDDVVFKKEVLKIHGPVKTSFGFHLIQTIYRN, from the coding sequence ATGGCAGTCGCCAGTGCAAGACACATTCTGGTAAACACCAGGGAAGAGGCTGAAAAGCTGAAGAAACAGCTGGAAAAGGGTGCTGACTTTGCTCAGCTGGCAAAAAAACACTCTACCTGCCCGTCAGCTAAGCAGGGTGGCGACCTGGGCGAGTTTCGCCGTGGGCAGATGGTGAAGGCGTTTGACGATGTTGTGTTCAAAAAAGAAGTACTGAAAATTCATGGACCAGTGAAAACCAGTTTTGGTTTTCACCTGATCCAGACGATTTACAGAAACTGA
- a CDS encoding ProQ/FinO family protein: MQYECTTENRNESLSEPENTTLKQSVSKQSHMEEHPTSTDAGQTAEVSKSEALRMVRERWPEAFRVSSPRPLKVGIHNEMKQTGEFPLPIIKSALKLFTSQERYLMSIKPGRSRIDLNGKPAGKVKLKEAVNAEITLFMRSETVRQKKQRTHVGQLRLVSQGSQAPDSSPELSPEQSETCEASVV, from the coding sequence ATGCAGTACGAATGCACAACTGAAAACCGGAATGAATCCCTGTCAGAGCCAGAGAACACCACTCTGAAGCAGTCTGTCAGCAAGCAGAGTCACATGGAAGAACACCCAACATCAACAGACGCCGGACAAACCGCAGAAGTATCAAAATCAGAAGCGTTGAGAATGGTTCGTGAGCGTTGGCCGGAAGCCTTTCGGGTGTCCTCACCCAGACCGCTGAAAGTCGGCATTCATAACGAAATGAAACAGACTGGCGAGTTCCCACTGCCCATCATTAAAAGTGCATTAAAACTGTTTACGTCTCAGGAGCGTTACCTGATGTCCATCAAACCCGGACGCAGCCGCATCGACCTGAACGGCAAACCGGCGGGCAAGGTAAAACTGAAAGAAGCAGTCAACGCTGAAATCACGTTGTTTATGCGCTCGGAAACAGTGCGCCAGAAAAAGCAGCGCACGCATGTTGGTCAACTGCGGCTGGTCTCCCAAGGCTCACAGGCTCCTGATTCATCTCCAGAGCTATCTCCAGAACAATCCGAAACCTGTGAAGCCTCTGTCGTATAG
- a CDS encoding DUF2237 family protein — protein MKAQTSQQKNVFGEPLQPCCFDPATGVFRDGFCHADSNDPGLHLVCARITREFLEYSLLQGNDLITPKPEFDFPGLQEGDRWCLCAMRWKQAFDAGLAPPVYLKSTHEQALEVTSLQDLKSCAIDIH, from the coding sequence ATGAAAGCTCAAACCAGCCAACAGAAAAATGTATTTGGGGAACCGTTGCAACCGTGCTGCTTTGATCCAGCCACCGGTGTTTTTCGTGACGGGTTTTGTCATGCTGACAGCAACGATCCGGGATTACACCTTGTCTGCGCCCGCATAACCAGAGAGTTTCTGGAATACTCCCTGCTACAGGGCAACGACCTGATTACACCCAAACCAGAGTTTGATTTCCCCGGACTTCAGGAAGGCGATCGCTGGTGTTTGTGTGCCATGCGCTGGAAGCAGGCTTTCGATGCAGGACTGGCACCGCCGGTTTATCTGAAGTCAACTCATGAACAGGCCCTGGAAGTAACATCACTGCAGGATCTGAAATCCTGTGCCATCGATATACACTGA